In Hermetia illucens chromosome 1, iHerIll2.2.curated.20191125, whole genome shotgun sequence, one genomic interval encodes:
- the LOC119647292 gene encoding uncharacterized protein LOC119647292, protein MASKLLTRFYIFLTIILTYSNALRCYTCTYTDTSSDRSCITNPDAVIGQKFTSCSKKYCVIFRQELQKPAGVVNTFLRGCEDKPLYLNNVVEDPTFKSYYRSCTTDLCNNGDGIRSTGSSLDPDSGAGSNMIIPGRSMAGETCSKAAFLLMVSTLTVLLMSDTLWD, encoded by the exons ATGGCTTCGAAATTATTGACTCGATTTTACATATTTCTAACTATAATTTTAACGTATTCTAATG CTCTCAGATGTTACACATGCACCTATACGGACACCAGTTCAGATAGATCATGCATAACTAATCCTGATGCAGTCATTGGGCAGAAGTTTACGAGTTGTTCCAAGAAATATTGTGTGATATTTCGACAAGAATTGCAG AAGCCTGCAGGGGTTGTAAATACGTTTTTGCGAGGATGTGAGGATAAGCCGCTT TATCTCAACAATGTAGTGGAGGACCCGACATTTAAGAGTTATTACCGGTCATGCACAACGGATCTTTGTAATAACGGCGACGGCATTAGATCTACTGGATCAAGTTTAGATCCTGATTCAGGAGCAGGAAGTAATATGATTATTCCGGGACGCAGTATGGCGGGTGAAACGTGTAGCAAAGCAGCTTTCCTCTTGATGGTTTCGACTTTAACTGTTTTATTAATGTCAGATACATTATGGGATTAA